One segment of Herbaspirillum hiltneri N3 DNA contains the following:
- a CDS encoding penicillin-binding protein activator — MLGKWAKVIVQTVMLSGLCASVQANTTVADNAGNAAAEPAPLAQSDNAPPPKRVALLLPLRSGVFGAAADAVRTGFLTASERTRDNLVITIIETGDAVQDVLNAYNDAAAKYDIIVGPLARSAVTALAQSNNVVKPTIALAQPDLPDGADQRLPRQLLLMGLSIEDEARQVATWAERVKAPGKIFSVSTNVAWQRRAAKAFTQQARQIGLTVDNLELSVPNNALSASGLAQLSQRIQAEKPALLFVALDAAQTIQLRSAIGSEIPLYGTSQLNPLTLAGATAALNAAAKAAAANTAPPANDSRLPELDGVHLIDMPWQLQADHAAVAAYPRSVANADGKPNADLERLYALGIDAFRVASEIAAQHSGFDIDGVTGQINANMGAGATYFQRKETQAVYQDGVAVPVADQR; from the coding sequence ATGTTGGGAAAATGGGCGAAAGTCATCGTGCAGACTGTCATGCTGAGCGGATTGTGCGCTTCCGTGCAGGCAAATACAACCGTTGCCGACAATGCCGGGAATGCGGCTGCTGAACCGGCACCGCTCGCGCAGAGCGACAACGCGCCGCCGCCAAAACGGGTGGCCTTGCTGCTGCCGCTGCGCTCTGGCGTATTCGGCGCCGCCGCCGATGCGGTGCGCACCGGGTTCCTGACTGCCTCCGAACGCACGCGCGACAATCTCGTCATCACCATCATCGAAACCGGCGACGCCGTGCAGGACGTGCTGAACGCGTACAACGATGCCGCCGCCAAGTACGACATCATCGTCGGCCCGCTGGCGCGCAGCGCCGTCACCGCGCTGGCGCAATCGAACAACGTCGTGAAGCCGACCATCGCGCTGGCGCAGCCGGATCTTCCCGACGGCGCCGACCAGCGCCTGCCGCGCCAACTGCTGCTGATGGGTTTGTCGATCGAGGACGAAGCGCGCCAGGTGGCCACGTGGGCTGAACGCGTCAAGGCGCCCGGCAAGATTTTTTCGGTTTCCACCAATGTCGCCTGGCAGCGCCGCGCCGCCAAAGCCTTCACCCAGCAAGCCCGGCAGATCGGCCTGACGGTCGACAACCTCGAACTGAGCGTACCCAACAACGCACTCAGCGCCAGCGGCCTGGCGCAACTGAGCCAACGCATCCAGGCGGAAAAGCCGGCCTTGCTGTTCGTGGCGCTTGACGCCGCCCAGACCATTCAATTGCGCAGCGCCATCGGCAGCGAGATTCCGCTGTACGGTACGTCGCAACTCAATCCGCTGACGCTGGCCGGCGCGACCGCGGCGCTCAACGCTGCGGCGAAAGCCGCTGCCGCCAATACCGCGCCGCCGGCCAACGACAGCCGCCTGCCCGAACTCGATGGCGTGCACCTGATCGACATGCCATGGCAATTGCAGGCCGACCATGCTGCAGTGGCAGCCTATCCGCGCTCGGTCGCCAATGCCGACGGCAAGCCCAATGCCGACCTTGAGCGCCTGTATGCGCTCGGCATCGACGCCTTCCGCGTCGCCAGTGAAATCGCGGCGCAGCATTCAGGCTTCGACATCGACGGCGTGACGGGCCAGATCAACGCCAACATGGGCGCCGGCGCCACGTACTTCCAGCGCAAGGAAACCCAGGCCGTGTATCAGGACGGCGTCGCGGTCCCGGTGGCTGACCAGCGCTGA
- a CDS encoding YraN family protein, with translation MALFDRLRGSARTRTSKQVSGDAAEDAALAFLCGEGLRQIERNFRCKGGEIDLIMQDGDTLVFVEVRQRSKDSFGGALASVTRAKQRRLIVAAQIFLQRYRMPPACRFDVICYDGDRMNWLKNAVEATPEAF, from the coding sequence ATGGCTTTGTTCGACCGGCTGCGCGGCAGCGCCCGCACCCGCACCAGCAAGCAAGTCAGCGGCGACGCCGCCGAGGATGCCGCGCTGGCTTTCCTGTGCGGCGAAGGCTTGCGCCAGATTGAGCGCAACTTTCGCTGCAAGGGCGGCGAAATCGATCTCATCATGCAGGACGGCGACACGCTGGTGTTTGTCGAAGTGCGCCAGCGCAGCAAGGACAGTTTCGGCGGCGCGCTGGCCAGCGTCACGCGCGCCAAGCAGCGCCGCCTGATCGTCGCGGCCCAGATCTTCCTGCAGCGCTACCGCATGCCGCCAGCCTGCCGCTTCGATGTGATCTGCTACGACGGCGACCGCATGAACTGGCTGAAAAATGCCGTGGAAGCAACTCCTGAAGCATTTTGA
- a CDS encoding phosphoheptose isomerase has product MTNQRILSHFQESAELKIHAGAVLAQPIEQAIELMFTALSNGNKILACGNGGSAADCQHFAAELVGRFERERLPLPALALTTDTSILTAVGNDYSYQEIFSKQVQAFGQAGDVLLAFSTSGNSGNVLAAIEIAQERDMRVVALTGKGGGAIGKKLTDADVHICVPHDRTARIQEVHLVTLHCICDGIDVALFGGDVHE; this is encoded by the coding sequence ATGACCAATCAACGTATCCTTTCGCATTTCCAGGAAAGCGCCGAACTCAAGATCCACGCCGGCGCCGTGCTGGCGCAGCCGATCGAACAGGCGATTGAACTTATGTTCACGGCGCTGTCGAATGGCAACAAGATTCTTGCCTGCGGCAACGGCGGTTCGGCAGCGGACTGCCAGCATTTCGCCGCCGAACTGGTGGGTCGTTTTGAACGCGAGCGCCTGCCCCTGCCGGCGCTGGCGTTGACCACGGACACCTCGATCCTGACCGCAGTCGGCAACGATTACAGCTACCAGGAAATTTTCTCGAAGCAGGTCCAGGCCTTCGGCCAGGCCGGCGACGTTTTGCTGGCGTTCTCGACGTCGGGCAATTCCGGCAACGTGCTGGCGGCGATCGAAATCGCCCAGGAACGCGACATGCGCGTAGTGGCGCTGACCGGCAAGGGCGGTGGCGCCATCGGCAAGAAACTGACCGACGCCGACGTACATATCTGTGTGCCGCATGACCGTACCGCGCGCATCCAGGAAGTGCATCTGGTGACTTTACATTGTATTTGCGACGGTATCGATGTCGCGCTCTTTGGAGGTGATGTGCATGAATGA
- a CDS encoding BON domain-containing protein — protein sequence MNDAKAGWTTLLKLRRPLAAAAVCGMLAIGLQGCFGVLAGGLLAGTFAATDRRTLGAQTEDKSIVVKGEANIPGVVPQGSHVNVTSFNRKVLLSGEVPDEASKAAAEREIKSLPGVEGVFNELAISGSSNFSSRSGDALVTSKVLASLVDAKDLYSSAFKVTTERGIVYLMGRVTEREGKRGADIASGVSGVQKVVTLYEYISEEELKQYSRQAPPDPAK from the coding sequence ATGAATGATGCCAAGGCTGGCTGGACCACATTGTTGAAGTTGCGCCGTCCGCTGGCCGCCGCTGCCGTCTGCGGCATGCTCGCGATCGGCTTGCAGGGCTGCTTCGGCGTATTGGCCGGCGGTTTGCTGGCCGGCACGTTTGCCGCTACCGACCGTCGCACGCTGGGTGCGCAGACCGAGGACAAGTCCATCGTGGTCAAGGGCGAAGCCAACATCCCCGGCGTGGTGCCGCAAGGTTCCCACGTCAATGTCACCAGCTTCAATCGCAAGGTTCTGCTGAGCGGCGAAGTGCCTGACGAAGCCTCCAAGGCCGCCGCCGAACGCGAGATCAAGAGCTTGCCAGGCGTCGAAGGCGTGTTCAATGAACTGGCCATTTCCGGTTCGTCCAACTTCTCGTCGCGTTCGGGTGACGCACTCGTGACGAGCAAGGTGCTGGCTAGCCTGGTCGACGCCAAGGACCTGTACTCCAGCGCGTTCAAGGTCACCACCGAGCGCGGCATCGTCTACCTGATGGGACGTGTGACCGAACGTGAAGGCAAGCGCGGTGCGGATATCGCCAGCGGCGTGAGCGGCGTGCAAAAGGTCGTGACCTTGTACGAATACATTTCGGAAGAAGAACTCAAGCAGTACTCCCGCCAGGCGCCGCCGGATCCGGCCAAGTAA
- a CDS encoding peroxiredoxin family protein, whose amino-acid sequence MEAKNATTATPAPAAAPRRRLGLKLGGLAVVAAVALFGYSSLSARNAAPDVTFVKLDGQKVALKDLRGKVVMVNFWATSCTTCVGEMPQMISTYNKYKDQGLDFVAVAMSYDPPNYVLNYTETRKLPFKVALDPQDTLAKAFGDVKLTPTTFVIGKDGSILKRYVGEPQFAELHQLLEKALAA is encoded by the coding sequence ATGGAAGCCAAAAACGCCACCACTGCAACGCCCGCACCAGCTGCCGCGCCACGCCGTCGCCTCGGCCTCAAGCTGGGCGGACTGGCCGTCGTTGCCGCCGTCGCCTTGTTCGGCTACAGCTCGCTGTCGGCGCGCAATGCCGCCCCGGATGTGACCTTCGTCAAGCTGGACGGCCAGAAAGTCGCGCTCAAGGACCTGCGCGGCAAGGTCGTGATGGTCAATTTCTGGGCCACCAGCTGCACCACCTGCGTCGGTGAAATGCCGCAGATGATCTCGACCTACAACAAGTACAAGGACCAGGGCCTGGACTTCGTTGCCGTCGCGATGAGCTACGATCCGCCGAACTACGTCCTCAACTACACCGAAACCCGCAAGCTGCCGTTCAAGGTCGCGCTCGATCCGCAAGACACGCTGGCGAAGGCCTTCGGCGACGTCAAGCTGACGCCGACCACCTTTGTCATCGGCAAGGATGGCAGCATCCTCAAGCGCTATGTCGGCGAGCCGCAGTTCGCCGAACTGCATCAGTTGCTGGAAAAGGCGCTGGCCGCGTAA
- a CDS encoding methyl-accepting chemotaxis protein, producing the protein MKNYRIGVRLGIGFVAMLMLMAVMVGIGVWRLQGIGDATDDMVKNALQKERTANQWHAAIKENGVRTFAVMRSEDAEFQKFFQAQIDNESKRISVVQKRVEAAVTSPEEKQLFDNVGKLRTAYRTAREDIFKMKAAGKVEEAKQLTNTTLVKMMDEYANSVLKYANYQTQVIDDAAGDIYQSYQSGRTLLLSLGLIELVLGGLLGWLLTLSITRPLNEAVSIAETVASGNLTSHIDGSGKDETSKLLQALKTMNDNLLNIVGEVRSGTDTIATASSEIATGNLDLSARTESQAGALEETASAMEQLTSTVKQNAENARQANQLAVSASEVAVQGGSVVGQVVDTMGEINESSRKIVDIISVIDGIAFQTNILALNAAVEAARAGEQGRGFAVVASEVRSLAQRSASAAKEIKSLIDDSVNKVGSGTRLVEQAGKTMTEVVASVKRVTDIVGEISTASQEQSDGIEQVNRAITQMDETTQQNAALVEQAAAAAQSLQDQASTLTQVVSVFKLDNTGVTVKPALRTLDITPQRKPAAATRTRVAQADTPKLNQAPTPAKASEGEWEQF; encoded by the coding sequence ATGAAGAACTACAGGATAGGTGTACGGCTCGGTATCGGTTTCGTGGCGATGCTGATGTTGATGGCGGTCATGGTGGGCATCGGCGTTTGGCGCCTGCAAGGTATCGGCGACGCCACCGACGACATGGTGAAAAATGCCCTGCAGAAAGAACGTACGGCCAATCAATGGCACGCCGCCATCAAAGAGAATGGCGTACGCACCTTCGCCGTGATGCGCAGCGAAGATGCGGAATTCCAGAAGTTCTTCCAGGCTCAGATCGACAACGAATCGAAGCGCATCAGCGTAGTGCAAAAGCGCGTCGAAGCGGCAGTCACTTCTCCCGAAGAAAAGCAGCTGTTCGACAACGTCGGCAAACTGCGTACGGCGTATCGCACCGCGCGCGAAGATATTTTCAAGATGAAGGCGGCCGGCAAGGTGGAGGAAGCCAAACAGCTGACCAACACCACGCTGGTCAAGATGATGGACGAGTACGCGAACAGCGTGCTCAAGTATGCCAACTATCAGACCCAGGTCATCGACGATGCCGCCGGCGACATTTACCAGAGCTACCAGTCCGGACGTACGCTGCTGCTGAGCCTGGGCCTGATCGAACTGGTGCTGGGCGGCCTGCTGGGCTGGCTGCTGACGCTGAGCATTACGCGTCCACTCAACGAAGCGGTGAGCATCGCCGAGACGGTGGCTTCCGGCAACCTGACCTCGCACATCGACGGCAGCGGCAAGGATGAAACCAGCAAGCTGTTGCAGGCGCTTAAGACCATGAACGACAACCTGCTCAATATCGTCGGCGAAGTGCGCAGCGGCACCGATACCATCGCCACCGCCTCCAGCGAAATCGCCACCGGCAACCTCGACCTGTCGGCACGCACCGAAAGCCAGGCCGGCGCGCTGGAAGAAACCGCTTCCGCGATGGAGCAGCTGACCTCGACCGTGAAGCAGAACGCCGAAAACGCGCGCCAGGCCAACCAGCTCGCCGTTTCGGCATCCGAAGTCGCGGTCCAGGGCGGCAGTGTGGTCGGCCAGGTGGTCGACACCATGGGCGAGATCAACGAGTCATCGCGCAAGATCGTCGACATCATCAGCGTGATTGACGGGATTGCTTTCCAGACCAACATCCTGGCGCTGAACGCCGCCGTGGAGGCCGCGCGCGCCGGCGAACAAGGCCGCGGCTTCGCCGTGGTGGCGTCGGAAGTACGCAGCCTGGCGCAACGCTCGGCTTCGGCCGCCAAGGAAATCAAGTCGCTCATCGACGATTCGGTCAACAAGGTCGGCTCGGGTACGCGTCTGGTGGAGCAAGCCGGCAAGACCATGACCGAAGTGGTGGCGAGCGTCAAACGCGTCACGGACATCGTCGGCGAAATCAGCACGGCCAGCCAGGAACAGAGCGACGGCATCGAGCAGGTCAACCGCGCCATCACGCAGATGGACGAGACCACGCAGCAGAATGCCGCGCTGGTGGAGCAAGCCGCCGCAGCGGCGCAATCGCTGCAGGATCAGGCCAGCACGCTGACCCAGGTGGTGAGCGTGTTCAAGCTGGACAATACCGGCGTGACGGTCAAGCCGGCGCTGCGCACACTGGACATCACGCCGCAGCGCAAGCCGGCAGCAGCGACACGGACCCGCGTGGCGCAAGCGGATACGCCGAAGCTGAACCAGGCGCCGACGCCGGCCAAGGCATCCGAAGGTGAGTGGGAACAGTTCTGA
- a CDS encoding putative bifunctional diguanylate cyclase/phosphodiesterase → MTTKPDAAAHAAELEKLTQSLVRERDARVQADAAMEGRLRRLQVLEAVTAAANEADTLDQALQFAVDEICRYTGWPLGHCFHVRKGAKPSALVSSGIWHGANRSEFSAFRCMSGDPQFLAEKDLPGRVLKEAAPLWIVNFGADRDALRADVARAVGIRAAIAFPVMSGGEVIAVLEFFSVRILSLDDQLLRLMNLMRQIGTRLGRVAERTQAVCRLAHDASHDALTGLANRSLFLQQLEQALQRQWDDDNARFAVLFIDLDRFKIVNDSLGHLAGDAMIIQVAARLKNALRPDHPASSAEQGAGGVNPGYTLARMGGDEFTVLLSDIDDVGEAVRIAERIQAAMALPFLIRDQEIYASASIGIVFGDIGHTLADEVLRDADLAVGRAKTMGKSRYEVFDRSMRKGAVSRLAMETALRHALKNNEFVLHYQPIIELQGGTIVGVEALVRWQRGPDELVYPGDFIDVAEDTGLILYIGMWVLREACRQMHQWHRQFPRAKPLTISVNISPRQFVQPNLVDQIKQIVAETGIDPNTLRLEITESVTMGDVERTIRILSQLREIGVRFSVDDFGTGYSSLSYLHRFPLDVLKIDRSFVMRMNEDRERLQIVQTIMTLARNLGIEVVAEGTETEMQVDHLRNIGCDFGQGFFFSRALAPETVTDLLYVPHHVLNTAFVNSLQAMQN, encoded by the coding sequence ATGACAACAAAACCGGACGCGGCTGCGCATGCTGCGGAATTAGAAAAGCTGACGCAGTCGCTGGTGCGTGAACGCGACGCCCGCGTGCAGGCCGATGCCGCTATGGAAGGCCGCCTGCGCCGCTTGCAGGTGCTTGAAGCCGTCACCGCCGCAGCCAATGAAGCAGATACGCTCGACCAGGCGCTGCAATTCGCCGTCGACGAGATCTGTCGCTATACCGGCTGGCCGCTTGGCCATTGCTTCCACGTGCGCAAGGGCGCCAAGCCCTCCGCCCTGGTTTCCAGCGGCATCTGGCATGGCGCCAACCGGTCCGAATTTTCCGCCTTCCGCTGCATGTCCGGCGACCCCCAATTCCTCGCTGAGAAAGACTTGCCCGGACGCGTGCTCAAGGAAGCCGCGCCGCTCTGGATCGTCAATTTCGGCGCTGACCGCGACGCGTTGCGCGCCGACGTCGCTCGCGCGGTCGGCATTCGCGCAGCCATCGCCTTTCCGGTGATGAGTGGCGGCGAAGTCATTGCGGTGCTGGAATTTTTCTCGGTGCGTATTTTGTCGCTCGACGATCAATTGCTGCGATTGATGAATCTCATGCGCCAGATAGGCACGCGCCTCGGCCGTGTCGCCGAGCGCACGCAAGCCGTGTGCCGCCTGGCCCACGACGCCTCGCACGATGCGCTGACCGGACTGGCCAACCGCAGCCTGTTCCTGCAGCAGCTGGAACAGGCGCTGCAACGCCAATGGGACGACGACAACGCGCGCTTCGCGGTACTGTTCATCGATCTCGACCGCTTCAAGATCGTCAACGACAGTCTCGGCCATCTTGCCGGTGACGCCATGATCATCCAGGTGGCGGCGCGTCTCAAGAATGCCCTGCGTCCGGATCATCCTGCCTCATCCGCAGAGCAGGGCGCCGGCGGCGTCAACCCGGGCTACACGTTGGCGCGCATGGGGGGCGACGAATTCACGGTGCTGCTGAGCGACATTGACGATGTCGGCGAAGCGGTGCGCATCGCCGAGCGGATCCAGGCCGCGATGGCCTTGCCGTTCCTGATCCGCGACCAGGAAATCTACGCCAGCGCCAGCATCGGCATCGTGTTCGGCGACATCGGGCACACACTTGCAGATGAAGTCCTGCGCGATGCCGACCTTGCCGTGGGCCGCGCGAAGACGATGGGCAAGAGCCGTTACGAAGTGTTCGACCGCAGCATGCGCAAGGGCGCGGTAAGCCGCCTCGCCATGGAGACCGCGCTGCGCCACGCCTTGAAGAACAATGAATTCGTGTTGCACTACCAGCCCATCATCGAATTGCAGGGCGGCACCATCGTCGGCGTCGAGGCGCTGGTGCGCTGGCAGCGCGGACCGGATGAGCTGGTCTATCCGGGCGACTTCATCGACGTCGCCGAAGACACCGGCCTGATCCTCTACATCGGCATGTGGGTGCTGCGCGAGGCCTGCCGTCAGATGCACCAGTGGCACCGGCAATTTCCGCGCGCCAAGCCGCTCACCATCAGCGTCAACATTTCACCGCGCCAGTTTGTGCAACCCAATCTGGTGGACCAGATCAAGCAGATCGTCGCCGAGACCGGCATCGATCCCAACACACTGCGCCTGGAGATCACCGAGAGCGTGACCATGGGCGACGTCGAGCGCACCATCCGCATCCTGTCGCAGCTGCGCGAGATCGGCGTGCGCTTCAGCGTCGACGATTTCGGCACCGGCTATTCATCCCTGAGCTACCTGCACCGTTTTCCGCTGGACGTTTTGAAGATCGACCGTTCCTTCGTCATGCGCATGAACGAGGATCGCGAGCGCCTGCAGATCGTGCAGACCATCATGACGCTGGCACGCAATCTCGGCATCGAAGTGGTGGCCGAAGGCACCGAGACCGAGATGCAAGTCGATCACCTGCGCAACATCGGTTGCGATTTCGGACAGGGATTTTTCTTTTCGCGCGCGCTGGCGCCGGAGACGGTGACGGACTTGCTCTATGTGCCGCACCACGTGCTCAACACCGCCTTCGTCAACTCGTTGCAGGCGATGCAGAACTGA
- a CDS encoding DMT family transporter, protein MPLTSAQSRKDSARARLLLLVLGVLWGLNWPAVKVSLSGISPWTLRSIGLGAAACTLFVLAFARGRSLRIGRRDRPHIVMTGLLNIALFNILLTFAQLGAATSRVAIITYSMPLWATLFARIALGEKLDRVRSMGLAFGASGLAVLIAPLIGGGLLNLPHGILYALAAALAWAAGTVYMKWARINAEPLAIAAWQLLIGALVALTGLLWFEGWPHLDPGTLPVPVICALAYHVFFGMAAAYILWFEIIARLPAGIAALGTLLVPVVGVSSAVLLLGERPSAPDLLGFALIFGAAVCVLLPAGALCLRKA, encoded by the coding sequence ATGCCGCTGACGAGCGCGCAGAGCCGCAAGGACAGCGCCAGGGCCAGATTGTTGCTGCTCGTGCTGGGCGTCCTCTGGGGACTCAACTGGCCCGCGGTGAAAGTATCGCTGAGCGGAATTTCACCGTGGACCTTGCGCAGCATCGGCCTCGGGGCGGCGGCGTGCACGCTGTTCGTACTGGCATTCGCGCGCGGCCGCAGCCTCCGCATCGGGCGGCGCGATCGTCCGCACATCGTCATGACCGGCCTGCTCAACATTGCGCTGTTCAACATCCTGCTGACCTTCGCCCAGCTCGGTGCGGCGACTTCGCGCGTGGCGATCATCACCTATTCGATGCCGTTGTGGGCGACCCTGTTCGCGCGCATTGCGCTCGGAGAAAAACTCGATCGCGTACGCAGCATGGGCCTGGCGTTCGGCGCCAGCGGCCTGGCGGTGCTGATTGCCCCGCTGATCGGCGGCGGCCTGCTGAACCTGCCGCATGGCATCCTGTATGCACTGGCGGCGGCGCTGGCCTGGGCGGCCGGCACCGTCTACATGAAATGGGCGAGGATCAATGCAGAGCCACTCGCGATCGCCGCGTGGCAATTGCTGATCGGTGCGCTGGTGGCGCTCACCGGTCTGCTGTGGTTTGAGGGATGGCCGCACCTGGATCCGGGCACGCTGCCTGTGCCGGTAATCTGCGCGCTGGCGTATCACGTCTTCTTTGGGATGGCAGCAGCCTACATCCTGTGGTTCGAAATCATCGCCAGGCTGCCTGCCGGCATCGCCGCGCTCGGCACGCTGCTGGTGCCGGTGGTCGGCGTCAGCAGCGCGGTGCTACTGCTCGGCGAACGTCCCAGCGCGCCGGACCTGCTGGGCTTCGCGCTGATCTTCGGCGCCGCCGTATGCGTGCTGCTGCCGGCGGGCGCCCTGTGCCTGCGCAAGGCCTGA
- a CDS encoding M81 family metallopeptidase: MPLKIVVARLNHETNTFSPIPTPLEAFLPQWDGAAYKDQKGARTAMGAFLDIADGMSATIVTPLAATANPSATVAADAYTLMTDAIVRAVEGGCDAIMLDLHGAMVAENADDGEGTLLERIRKIAPHVPLCVALDLHGNVTQKMVDNADIIVSFKTYPHIDMFETGEHAGRLLVELLQEKSRPVTGWRQVPLLSATLTSNTSASAMQRAVERAKLAERQAGVLAVSVLAGFPLSDFRDAGMSVVVVTDNDAALAQRVADDIAQQIWAERDDFVYDSQPLRQSLAHAREMAAGPGKGPVLLLDHSDNVMSGGTCNTMDVLEAALAEGMSGIAAGPISDPEAVAQLLKAGVGTSVTLAVGNKVALTQQGIVKTPLQLTGKVLAITDGVFRVSGPIYTGSTINMGSSVLFDTGAAKIVITEERVEPYDLGVFTSLGLDPAAMDYVILKSRMYCRPVFVPISKGLVECDSDSGGPTSSNFDLFPIRKVRRPVYPLDAATPSPV; the protein is encoded by the coding sequence ATGCCGTTAAAGATTGTCGTCGCCCGCCTCAACCACGAGACCAACACCTTCTCGCCGATCCCGACGCCGCTGGAAGCCTTCCTGCCGCAATGGGATGGCGCCGCGTACAAGGACCAGAAAGGCGCGCGTACCGCGATGGGCGCTTTCCTCGATATCGCCGACGGCATGTCCGCGACCATCGTGACGCCGTTGGCAGCGACCGCCAATCCGAGCGCGACCGTGGCGGCCGATGCCTATACGCTGATGACCGATGCGATCGTGCGTGCCGTCGAAGGCGGCTGCGACGCCATCATGCTGGACCTGCATGGCGCCATGGTGGCGGAAAATGCCGACGACGGCGAAGGCACGCTGCTTGAACGCATCCGCAAGATCGCGCCGCACGTGCCGCTGTGCGTGGCGCTCGACCTGCACGGCAACGTCACGCAGAAGATGGTCGACAACGCCGACATCATCGTCAGCTTCAAGACTTATCCGCACATCGACATGTTCGAGACCGGTGAACATGCCGGCCGCCTGCTGGTGGAATTGCTGCAGGAGAAATCGCGCCCGGTCACCGGCTGGCGTCAAGTGCCGCTGCTGTCGGCGACGCTGACCAGCAATACCTCTGCGTCGGCCATGCAGCGCGCGGTCGAACGGGCCAAACTGGCCGAGCGGCAGGCGGGCGTATTGGCGGTGTCGGTGCTGGCGGGATTCCCGCTGTCCGACTTCCGCGATGCCGGCATGTCGGTGGTGGTGGTGACCGACAACGATGCCGCGCTCGCACAACGTGTGGCCGATGACATCGCACAACAGATCTGGGCCGAACGCGACGACTTCGTCTACGACAGCCAACCGCTGCGCCAGTCGCTGGCGCATGCGCGCGAGATGGCCGCCGGTCCCGGCAAGGGGCCGGTGCTGTTGCTGGATCACAGCGACAACGTCATGTCGGGCGGCACCTGCAACACCATGGACGTATTGGAAGCGGCGCTGGCCGAAGGCATGAGCGGTATCGCCGCCGGTCCGATCAGCGATCCCGAAGCGGTCGCGCAATTGCTCAAGGCCGGCGTCGGCACCTCTGTCACGCTGGCGGTCGGCAACAAGGTGGCGCTGACGCAGCAGGGCATCGTCAAGACCCCGCTGCAACTGACCGGCAAGGTGCTGGCGATCACCGACGGCGTGTTCCGCGTGTCCGGTCCCATCTATACCGGCTCAACCATCAACATGGGCAGCAGCGTGCTGTTCGATACCGGCGCGGCGAAGATTGTCATCACCGAAGAGCGCGTGGAGCCGTACGACCTCGGCGTGTTCACCAGCCTCGGCCTCGATCCGGCCGCCATGGACTACGTAATCCTGAAGTCGCGCATGTATTGCCGTCCGGTGTTCGTCCCGATCAGCAAGGGCTTGGTGGAATGCGACTCCGACAGCGGCGGCCCGACCAGCTCCAACTTCGACCTGTTCCCTATCCGCAAGGTGCGCCGTCCGGTCTATCCCTTGGACGCGGCCACGCCGTCGCCGGTCTGA